A genome region from Bacteroides stercoris ATCC 43183 includes the following:
- the cdaA gene encoding diadenylate cyclase CdaA, giving the protein MFFEFGIKDFIDILLVAFLLYYTYKLMKASGSINVFTGILVFILIWLVVSQVLEMKLLGSIFDKLVSVGVLALIVLFQDEIRRFLLTLGSHQHASALVRFFTGNKKEGMEHDEIMPVVMACISMGKQKVGALIVVEHNMPLDDVVRTGEIINADINQRLIENIFFKNSPLHDGAMVISKKRIKAAGCILPVSHNLDIPKELGLRHRAAMGISQVSDAHAIIVSEETGSISVAYKGQFYLRLSAEELESLLTKEI; this is encoded by the coding sequence GTGTTTTTTGAATTTGGCATAAAAGATTTTATAGATATCCTGCTGGTAGCTTTCCTGCTTTACTATACATATAAGCTGATGAAAGCTTCCGGATCTATCAATGTGTTTACGGGTATACTGGTGTTTATCCTGATTTGGCTGGTGGTTTCTCAGGTGCTGGAGATGAAACTGTTAGGGTCTATTTTTGATAAACTGGTCAGTGTGGGTGTGTTGGCACTTATCGTCTTGTTTCAGGATGAAATACGGCGGTTTCTGCTTACGCTCGGTTCGCATCAGCATGCCAGTGCGTTGGTGCGCTTCTTTACGGGAAACAAGAAAGAAGGCATGGAACACGATGAAATTATGCCCGTTGTAATGGCTTGTATCAGTATGGGCAAGCAGAAAGTCGGTGCATTGATTGTGGTGGAACATAATATGCCGTTGGACGATGTGGTGCGTACAGGGGAGATTATCAACGCCGATATAAACCAGCGCCTGATAGAAAATATCTTTTTCAAGAACAGCCCGTTGCACGACGGAGCTATGGTTATCAGCAAGAAACGCATTAAGGCGGCAGGATGTATCCTGCCCGTGTCGCACAATCTGGACATTCCGAAAGAATTGGGTTTGCGGCATCGTGCGGCGATGGGAATATCTCAGGTGTCGGATGCCCATGCGATCATTGTATCGGAAGAAACAGGCTCTATTTCGGTAGCCTACAAAGGGCAGTTTTATCTGCGCCTGAGTGCCGAGGAATTGGAGAGTCTTTTGACAAAAGAAATTTAG
- a CDS encoding TldD/PmbA family protein, protein MDRRNFLRTGGMAVLGSLAMPSLAMPGSVRGALGGADSKSAVAAAANHFGVTEADLKKVMAVALEKGGDYADLYFEHTFNNSVSLMDGKVNNCGSNIDFGMGVRVLSGDQSGYAYVEGVTLEEMLRAARTAARIASSGRAGKPVGLTEKTIARSCYAVATPWEDVGVKEKIPYLEKLNEKIFSLDNRVRKVQAYLQDSTSHVLFCNSEGVSYYDYRPMVSFMAVCIMEENGKMENGYAGRSYRKGFEFMTDDVVDVIAREVVDRTAILFKAIKPKGGEMPVVMGSGGSGILLHEAIGHAFEADFNRKDISIFAGQLNKKVCNEHINVVDDGTIPFNRGSVNFDDEGVEGQKTYIVKEGVLTSYLHDRISAKHYGVNPTGNGRRDTFRNLPIPRMRATYMEAGNMKEADIISTVKNGIFVDTFTNGQVQIGAGDFTFFVKSGYLIEDGKLTQPIKDINIIGNGPKALADITMVADNDKIDNGTWTCGKDGQSCPVTCGMPSALVSKLTVGGEN, encoded by the coding sequence ATGGATAGACGAAACTTCTTGCGAACCGGCGGAATGGCCGTTCTTGGTTCACTGGCTATGCCTTCGCTGGCTATGCCCGGGTCTGTGCGCGGAGCATTGGGCGGTGCGGACTCTAAGTCTGCCGTTGCTGCCGCTGCCAATCATTTTGGTGTGACGGAAGCGGATTTAAAGAAAGTAATGGCTGTTGCTTTGGAAAAGGGCGGCGATTATGCGGACCTTTACTTCGAACACACTTTCAATAATAGTGTGAGTTTAATGGACGGTAAGGTGAATAACTGCGGCTCCAATATCGATTTCGGTATGGGAGTGCGTGTGCTTTCCGGAGACCAAAGTGGCTATGCCTATGTAGAAGGCGTTACCTTGGAAGAAATGTTGCGTGCCGCCCGTACTGCTGCCCGTATTGCATCTTCGGGCAGGGCAGGCAAACCTGTGGGGCTGACGGAGAAAACCATAGCCCGGAGCTGCTATGCCGTGGCTACTCCCTGGGAAGATGTGGGCGTAAAAGAGAAGATTCCCTATTTGGAGAAACTGAATGAGAAAATATTCTCTTTGGACAACCGTGTGCGAAAGGTACAGGCCTATTTGCAGGACAGCACTTCGCATGTACTGTTCTGCAATTCGGAAGGTGTGAGTTATTACGACTACCGTCCAATGGTATCCTTTATGGCAGTCTGCATCATGGAGGAGAACGGTAAGATGGAAAACGGCTATGCAGGCAGGTCTTACCGCAAGGGATTCGAATTTATGACCGACGATGTGGTGGACGTGATTGCCCGTGAAGTGGTAGATCGTACTGCTATTCTATTTAAGGCCATTAAGCCTAAAGGTGGTGAAATGCCCGTTGTAATGGGTTCGGGCGGTTCGGGAATCCTGCTGCACGAGGCTATAGGGCATGCGTTCGAGGCAGACTTCAACCGTAAGGATATATCCATATTTGCCGGTCAGTTGAACAAGAAGGTGTGCAACGAACATATTAACGTGGTGGATGACGGTACGATACCTTTCAATCGGGGTTCCGTGAATTTCGACGATGAAGGCGTAGAGGGGCAGAAAACGTATATTGTCAAGGAAGGTGTGCTCACCAGCTACCTGCACGACCGTATCAGTGCAAAGCATTACGGTGTGAATCCCACCGGAAACGGTCGCCGCGATACATTCCGTAACCTGCCTATTCCCCGTATGCGTGCTACGTATATGGAAGCCGGCAATATGAAAGAAGCGGATATTATTTCTACGGTGAAGAACGGTATTTTCGTAGACACGTTTACGAATGGTCAGGTACAGATTGGAGCCGGTGACTTTACGTTCTTCGTGAAGTCCGGTTATTTGATTGAGGACGGAAAGCTGACGCAACCCATTAAGGACATCAATATCATAGGTAACGGTCCGAAAGCATTGGCAGACATCACAATGGTGGCCGACAATGATAAGATTGACAATGGTACATGGACCTGTGGTAAGGATGGACAGTCTTGTCCGGTGACGTGCGGTATGCCGTCGGCATTAGTCAGCAAACTCACCGTAGGAGGGGAAAATTAA
- a CDS encoding TldD/PmbA family protein, which yields MITDNNKKLAQWAMDYALKNGCQAAKLVLYSNSNASFELRDAKMDRLQQASESGLSISLYVDGRYGSYSTNRLDKKELETFIKNGIESTRYLAVDEARVLPDASRYYKGGKPDLQLFDRRFETINPDDKVAIARAAAEEVLGKDSRIISVGTSYGDGESSSYRLTSNGFEGESKSTWFSLSADVALRGEGEARPSSYWYESALFYDKLVKSGVGTKALERVLRKLGQKKVASGKYTMVVDPMNASNLLSPVLSALYGSALQQKNSFLLDKLNVKVGTGLLNLMDEPHLIGASGARYFDSEGVATERRSIFEEGVLKTYFIDTYNSKKMGVEPTVNSPSLLVLKPGNKDLNGLVADVQKGILVTGFNGGNCNSSSGDFSYGIEGFLIENGKLTQPVSEMNVTGNMITLWASLSAVGNDPRMSSSWRIPSLVFEGVDFSGL from the coding sequence ATGATTACAGATAATAATAAAAAGCTGGCGCAGTGGGCAATGGACTATGCCTTGAAAAACGGGTGTCAGGCAGCAAAGTTGGTGCTGTACTCCAACTCCAACGCTTCATTTGAATTACGCGATGCCAAGATGGACAGATTGCAACAAGCCTCGGAAAGCGGGTTGAGCATCAGTTTGTATGTGGACGGCAGGTACGGTTCTTATTCAACCAACCGTTTGGATAAGAAAGAACTGGAGACGTTTATAAAGAACGGTATCGAATCTACGCGCTATCTGGCAGTGGATGAGGCACGTGTGTTGCCCGATGCTTCCCGTTACTATAAAGGTGGAAAGCCGGACTTGCAATTGTTTGACAGGCGTTTCGAAACTATTAATCCGGACGACAAAGTTGCCATTGCGCGTGCTGCTGCCGAAGAAGTCTTGGGCAAAGACAGCCGCATTATATCCGTAGGAACTTCGTATGGTGACGGAGAAAGTTCTTCCTACCGTTTGACGAGCAACGGTTTTGAAGGCGAGTCCAAGTCTACCTGGTTTTCGCTTTCTGCCGATGTGGCATTGCGTGGCGAGGGAGAGGCGCGTCCATCTTCTTATTGGTATGAATCGGCTCTGTTTTACGACAAACTGGTAAAATCGGGTGTCGGAACGAAAGCCTTGGAGCGCGTACTGCGGAAACTCGGACAGAAAAAGGTTGCTTCCGGCAAGTATACAATGGTGGTAGACCCGATGAATGCAAGTAATTTGCTCAGTCCGGTACTGAGTGCGCTGTACGGTTCGGCATTACAGCAAAAAAACTCTTTTTTGTTGGATAAGCTGAATGTGAAAGTAGGGACCGGATTGTTGAATCTGATGGATGAACCCCATTTAATCGGTGCAAGCGGTGCGCGCTATTTCGATAGCGAAGGAGTGGCAACCGAACGGCGTTCTATCTTTGAAGAAGGTGTGTTGAAAACATACTTCATTGATACCTACAACTCTAAAAAAATGGGAGTGGAGCCGACTGTCAACTCTCCTTCCTTATTGGTGCTCAAACCGGGAAACAAAGATTTGAACGGTCTGGTGGCCGACGTGCAGAAAGGCATCCTGGTTACCGGATTCAATGGCGGTAATTGTAACAGTAGCTCCGGAGACTTTTCGTACGGTATAGAGGGCTTCCTGATTGAAAATGGTAAATTGACCCAGCCCGTCAGCGAAATGAATGTCACGGGTAATATGATTACGCTTTGGGCTTCTTTATCGGCTGTGGGTAATGATCCCCGTATGTCTTCTTCATGGCGCATCCCGTCGCTGGTATTCGAAGGGGTAGACTTCAGCGGATTGTAA
- a CDS encoding GNAT family N-acetyltransferase — protein MIRGEAMREKIKSLWKLCFNDSDEFTDMYFRLRYSNEVNIAIQSGEEVIAALQILPYPMTFGKSEIKTGYVSGACTHPDYRNRGAMRELLSQAFTRMLHNDMSISTLIPAEPWLFGYYAGMGYVPVFKYSSTTFTASEVTIADETAVLNKINDYQEESYRYLNRKLRERPYCIQHTETDFRVILADLQLGEGCVYTLKQGDKITALAIVYPAGSTWQAGEIVAETSGMYLLLLQRICEQLNLPSIRVISPSETEPIPQVLGMARIINAKTILQRYAAEHPELKMSIALTDPQISANNGYYYLNNGKCISSAKRLPGSHLALTVGELTEKILSPSNPYMSLMLN, from the coding sequence ATGATAAGGGGTGAAGCAATGCGGGAAAAGATAAAGAGTTTATGGAAACTATGCTTTAACGACAGCGATGAATTTACAGATATGTATTTCCGCTTGCGTTACAGCAATGAAGTCAACATCGCCATTCAAAGCGGTGAAGAGGTGATTGCCGCCCTGCAAATACTACCCTATCCCATGACATTCGGAAAGAGCGAAATCAAGACAGGATATGTGTCGGGGGCCTGTACGCATCCCGATTATCGCAATCGCGGGGCTATGCGCGAACTGTTATCGCAAGCCTTTACCCGTATGCTACACAATGACATGTCCATTTCCACGCTGATTCCAGCAGAACCCTGGTTATTCGGGTATTATGCCGGTATGGGCTACGTACCGGTTTTTAAATACTCCTCAACAACCTTCACGGCTTCAGAGGTTACCATCGCTGACGAAACGGCTGTTCTGAACAAAATAAATGATTATCAGGAAGAATCATATCGCTATTTAAACCGGAAACTGCGGGAACGCCCCTATTGCATCCAGCATACGGAAACGGACTTCCGGGTAATCCTTGCCGATTTACAGTTGGGGGAAGGCTGCGTCTATACATTGAAGCAAGGCGATAAGATTACGGCTTTAGCCATCGTATATCCGGCAGGCAGTACTTGGCAGGCAGGAGAAATCGTAGCGGAAACTTCCGGTATGTACCTGTTATTACTACAACGTATTTGCGAACAACTGAACCTCCCGTCCATCCGGGTTATTAGTCCGTCTGAAACAGAGCCGATCCCGCAAGTATTGGGTATGGCGCGCATCATCAATGCCAAAACGATACTGCAACGATATGCCGCCGAGCATCCGGAACTGAAAATGAGCATCGCACTTACAGACCCACAGATCAGCGCCAATAACGGTTACTACTATCTGAATAACGGCAAGTGTATAAGTAGTGCCAAGCGGCTGCCGGGCAGCCACTTGGCACTCACTGTCGGCGAACTTACCGAAAAGATATTATCGCCATCAAACCCTTACATGAGTTTAATGCTGAATTAA
- a CDS encoding DUF2156 domain-containing protein — translation MIPFKDIELQDKELITSFTLNSPRRNCDLSFSNLCSWRFLYNTKFAIMDGFLLLKFWADGELVYMMPIGNGDLNKVLDALIEDANREGEPFCLLGICAGMCSELETFMPGRFQFTADRDYADYVYLRSDLATLSGKKFQAKRNHINKFKKTYNYEYTPITADRIRECLDLEAEWCKVNNCDQHEGTGNERRALIYALHNFDALGLTGGILHVEGKIAAFTFGMPINQDTFGVHVEKADTRIDGAYAMINYEFANHIPEQYIYINREEDLGIEGLRKAKLSYQPAIILEKYVACLKEQPVEAIKW, via the coding sequence ATGATTCCATTTAAAGATATCGAACTACAAGATAAAGAGCTGATTACTTCCTTTACTTTAAACAGTCCGCGACGCAACTGCGACCTTTCATTCTCCAACCTATGCAGTTGGCGTTTCTTATACAACACCAAGTTTGCCATTATGGACGGTTTCCTATTATTGAAATTCTGGGCAGACGGAGAGCTTGTATATATGATGCCTATCGGCAACGGCGATTTAAACAAGGTACTGGATGCGCTGATAGAAGATGCCAACCGGGAAGGAGAGCCTTTTTGCTTGTTGGGTATCTGCGCCGGAATGTGCTCCGAACTGGAAACCTTTATGCCCGGCAGGTTTCAGTTTACGGCAGACAGGGATTACGCCGACTACGTATATCTGCGCTCCGACCTCGCCACCTTATCCGGTAAAAAGTTTCAGGCAAAGCGGAATCATATCAACAAATTCAAAAAGACTTATAATTACGAATACACTCCGATTACAGCCGACCGTATCCGGGAGTGCCTCGATTTGGAAGCGGAATGGTGCAAAGTCAACAACTGCGACCAGCATGAAGGTACCGGCAACGAACGCCGTGCATTGATATACGCCCTGCACAATTTCGATGCGTTAGGGCTTACGGGCGGTATTCTCCATGTAGAGGGCAAGATTGCGGCTTTTACTTTCGGCATGCCTATCAACCAAGACACGTTCGGAGTACATGTAGAAAAGGCCGATACCCGCATAGACGGCGCTTATGCCATGATTAATTACGAATTTGCCAACCATATTCCTGAACAATATATCTACATCAACCGGGAAGAGGACTTGGGTATTGAAGGGTTGCGGAAAGCAAAACTTTCCTATCAGCCTGCCATTATTCTGGAGAAATACGTCGCCTGTTTAAAAGAACAGCCGGTAGAGGCTATCAAGTGGTAA
- a CDS encoding LrgB family protein, which yields MNFLENEFFLLAITFGIFFLAKLLQKKTGIMLLNPILLTIALLIIFLKMTNISYDTYNKGGHLIEFWLKPAVVALGVPLYLQLETIKKQLLPILLSQLAGCIVGVISVVLIAKLMGASDEIIYSLAPKSVTTPIAMEVTKSIGGIPALTAAVVVCVGLLGGILGFKTMKLTHIGSPMAQGLSLGAAAHAVGTSTAMDISSKYGAFASLGLTLNGIFTALLTPTILRLLGLL from the coding sequence ATGAACTTTTTAGAAAACGAATTCTTCCTGCTGGCTATTACTTTCGGGATATTCTTCTTAGCCAAACTTCTTCAAAAGAAGACAGGAATCATGCTGCTGAATCCCATCTTACTGACTATCGCCCTGCTTATCATTTTCCTGAAGATGACAAATATCAGTTATGACACTTATAACAAAGGCGGGCATCTGATTGAATTCTGGTTAAAACCTGCCGTCGTTGCGTTGGGGGTTCCTTTGTATCTGCAATTGGAGACTATCAAGAAACAATTGCTGCCTATCCTGCTTTCACAATTGGCAGGATGTATTGTAGGGGTTATTTCCGTAGTCCTGATAGCAAAACTGATGGGAGCCTCCGATGAGATTATCTACTCGCTGGCTCCAAAATCCGTTACTACCCCGATAGCCATGGAAGTTACGAAATCAATAGGCGGCATTCCCGCGCTGACTGCCGCCGTAGTGGTCTGCGTAGGCCTGTTGGGAGGAATCCTCGGTTTCAAGACAATGAAACTCACCCATATCGGAAGCCCCATGGCCCAAGGGCTTTCTTTAGGGGCAGCAGCCCATGCTGTCGGCACATCCACAGCAATGGACATCAGCAGCAAATACGGTGCGTTTGCCAGCCTCGGCCTGACGCTTAACGGAATATTTACAGCCTTGTTAACCCCTACTATTTTACGATTGTTAGGGTTACTCTAA
- a CDS encoding CidA/LrgA family protein has protein sequence MIRQCAILFGCLALGELIVFLTGIKLPSSIIGMLLLTLFLKLGWIKLHWVQGMSDFLVANLGFFFIPPGVALMLYFDIIAAEFWPIAIASLVSTLLVLVVTGWVHQLTRKIK, from the coding sequence ATGATCCGTCAATGCGCCATCCTTTTCGGATGTCTGGCTTTGGGTGAATTGATTGTATTCTTAACGGGTATCAAACTTCCGTCCAGCATCATCGGTATGCTGCTGCTCACCCTTTTCTTAAAATTGGGTTGGATAAAACTGCACTGGGTGCAGGGAATGTCCGACTTCTTGGTTGCTAATCTGGGATTCTTCTTTATCCCGCCCGGCGTAGCCCTTATGCTCTATTTCGACATTATCGCCGCCGAATTCTGGCCTATCGCCATCGCTTCATTAGTCAGCACCCTGCTGGTACTCGTGGTTACCGGATGGGTTCACCAATTAACACGTAAAATCAAATGA
- the pta gene encoding phosphate acetyltransferase, which yields MQRLINEILERAKADRQRIVLPEGTEERTLKAANQILTDGIADLILLGNPAEINACATEWGLGNISKATIIDPENNPKQEEYAQLLFELRKKKGMTIEEARKLVTNPLYLGCLIIKNGDADGQLAGARNTTGDVLRPALQIIKTAPGITCVSGAMLLLTHAPEYGKNGILVMGDVAVTPVPDASQLAQIAVCTARTAQAVAGIDPKVALLSFSTKGSAKHEVVDKVVEALKIAKEMAPDIAIDGELQADAALVPEVGASKAPGSAIAGNANVLVVPSLEVGNISYKLVQRLGHADAVGPILQGIARPVNDLSRGCSIEDVYRMIAITANQAIAAKHNK from the coding sequence ATGCAAAGATTAATTAATGAAATTTTAGAGCGTGCGAAAGCCGATCGTCAACGCATTGTTCTTCCTGAAGGTACGGAAGAACGCACTTTGAAAGCTGCCAATCAAATTCTGACAGATGGTATTGCAGACCTGATTCTTTTGGGCAATCCTGCTGAAATCAACGCTTGTGCAACGGAGTGGGGACTTGGTAACATTTCCAAGGCAACCATTATCGATCCGGAAAACAATCCCAAGCAGGAAGAGTATGCACAACTGCTGTTCGAGTTGCGTAAGAAAAAAGGCATGACTATTGAAGAAGCCCGTAAGCTGGTAACCAACCCGCTTTATCTGGGCTGTCTGATTATCAAGAACGGCGATGCCGACGGTCAGTTGGCAGGTGCACGCAATACTACCGGCGATGTGCTTCGTCCGGCTTTGCAGATTATCAAGACTGCTCCGGGCATTACCTGCGTTTCCGGTGCTATGTTGTTGCTGACGCATGCTCCCGAATATGGTAAGAATGGTATTCTGGTAATGGGTGATGTTGCCGTTACTCCCGTTCCCGATGCTTCTCAACTGGCGCAAATTGCTGTTTGTACTGCACGTACGGCTCAGGCTGTCGCAGGTATTGATCCGAAAGTGGCGCTGTTGAGTTTCTCTACAAAAGGTTCTGCAAAACACGAAGTGGTAGACAAAGTGGTAGAAGCCTTGAAGATTGCTAAAGAAATGGCTCCTGATATTGCTATCGACGGTGAACTGCAGGCTGATGCAGCATTGGTTCCTGAAGTCGGTGCCAGCAAAGCTCCGGGTTCTGCCATTGCAGGTAATGCAAATGTGCTGGTTGTTCCGAGCCTTGAAGTAGGCAATATCTCCTACAAACTGGTACAGCGTTTGGGACATGCCGATGCGGTAGGTCCGATTCTGCAAGGTATCGCACGTCCGGTGAACGATTTGTCACGCGGTTGCTCCATCGAAGATGTATATCGTATGATTGCCATTACGGCAAATCAGGCTATTGCAGCTAAACACAATAAATAA
- a CDS encoding acetate kinase, whose amino-acid sequence MKVLVLNCGSSSIKYKLFDMDHKEVIAQGGIEKIGLKGSFLKLTLPDGGKKILEKDIPEHTVGVEFILNTLISPEYGAIKSLDEINAVGHRMVHGGEKFSESVLLTQEVLDAFTACNDLAPLHNPANLKGVNAISAILPDVPQIGVFDTAFHQTMPDYAYLYAVPYELYKKYGVRRYGFHGTSHRYVSKRVCEFLGVQPEGKRIITCHIGNGGSISAIKDGKCMDTSMGLTPLEGLMMGTRSGDIDAGAVTFIMEKEGLDANGVSNLLNKKSGVMGIFGESSDMRDLENAVAAGNPRAILAEKMYFYRIKKYVGAYAAALGGVDIIVFTGGVGENQCNCRSEVCEGLEFMGVKVDLEKNKVRGEEAVISTDDSRVKVVVIPTDEELMIASDTMAILNK is encoded by the coding sequence ATGAAAGTTTTAGTATTGAACTGCGGTAGCTCGTCCATCAAATATAAGTTGTTTGATATGGACCATAAAGAGGTTATCGCTCAAGGTGGCATTGAAAAAATCGGTTTGAAAGGCTCTTTCCTGAAATTGACCTTGCCTGATGGCGGGAAGAAAATTCTGGAAAAAGACATACCGGAGCATACTGTGGGTGTGGAGTTCATCCTCAATACATTGATCAGCCCCGAATACGGCGCAATCAAGTCTTTGGACGAAATCAATGCGGTAGGTCACCGTATGGTACACGGCGGCGAGAAGTTCAGCGAATCCGTTTTGCTGACTCAGGAGGTGCTGGACGCCTTTACTGCCTGCAATGATTTGGCTCCGCTTCACAATCCTGCCAACTTGAAGGGTGTAAACGCTATTTCCGCCATTCTGCCCGATGTTCCGCAGATTGGTGTGTTTGATACCGCTTTCCATCAGACGATGCCCGATTATGCCTATCTGTATGCCGTTCCTTACGAACTGTATAAGAAATACGGGGTTCGCCGTTATGGCTTCCACGGAACTTCTCACCGTTATGTATCAAAGCGTGTGTGCGAATTTCTGGGCGTACAGCCGGAGGGAAAGAGAATCATTACCTGTCACATCGGTAATGGTGGTTCCATCTCTGCCATTAAAGACGGCAAGTGTATGGACACCAGCATGGGTCTGACTCCGCTGGAGGGTCTGATGATGGGTACCCGTAGCGGTGACATCGATGCGGGAGCCGTGACTTTCATCATGGAGAAAGAGGGTTTGGATGCAAACGGAGTATCCAATCTTCTGAACAAGAAGAGCGGTGTAATGGGTATCTTCGGTGAGTCGAGCGATATGCGCGATTTGGAGAACGCCGTGGCTGCCGGTAACCCGAGAGCTATTCTGGCAGAAAAGATGTACTTCTACCGCATCAAGAAGTATGTAGGCGCTTATGCTGCCGCTTTGGGCGGTGTGGACATCATCGTGTTTACGGGCGGTGTCGGCGAGAACCAGTGCAACTGCCGTAGCGAAGTATGCGAAGGTCTTGAATTCATGGGTGTCAAGGTCGACCTGGAAAAGAACAAGGTCCGTGGTGAAGAAGCTGTAATCTCTACAGACGATTCCAGGGTGAAGGTAGTGGTTATCCCGACCGATGAAGAGCTGATGATTGCTTCGGATACAATGGCTATCTTGAATAAATAA
- a CDS encoding CocE/NonD family hydrolase, with the protein MYSDEQKRGASCITTHLHEKYIFVIQDVRGRWKSEGEFINVRPFIRNKTKQDDTDEASDVYDTAEWLLAHTHNNGNIGIIGSSYSGFYALMGALSKHPAIKAVVPQAPVTDWFMGDDYHHNGAFMLCDGFRFATSVNRPRPTPTDNLPPAKPYYLTDEYSFFLNVGSLKDLTRIAGDSIAYWKELMEHPNYDQWWQERDSRRSCYNIDPAVLIVGGLFDAEDCYGAWELYKAIRKQSPQTDLEIIMGPWHHGAWNGKGQSNLGNIDFGSQTVLYYRNNIEYPFLQYHLNNIGSPTPASQKATVFFSGKNEWKQFHAWPPTDTRPLSFYLGENGTLNMCPPEKKESHSEYISDPDKPVPYTDKTTYTRPKEYMTGDQRFSERRPDVLSFKTEPLKESITLGGTIKAELEVAITTTDADFVVKIIDEYPNDYQNPPQKHTYLMNGYQMLIRGEVMRGRYRNSFEHPEAFTPNQPTHICFSMNDIAHTFKKGHKIVVQIQSSWFPLVDRNPQQYIDIYQCSNSDFIKSTIKILHQKEHPSRITFNRLN; encoded by the coding sequence TTGTATAGTGATGAACAAAAAAGAGGTGCATCGTGCATTACGACACACCTTCACGAAAAATATATTTTTGTAATACAGGACGTGCGAGGACGTTGGAAGAGCGAAGGTGAGTTCATCAATGTACGCCCGTTCATCCGCAATAAAACAAAACAGGATGACACAGATGAAGCCAGTGATGTATATGATACAGCCGAATGGTTGTTAGCCCATACACACAACAACGGAAATATTGGTATTATCGGCTCCTCGTATTCAGGATTTTATGCACTCATGGGGGCATTAAGTAAGCATCCGGCAATCAAAGCCGTAGTTCCCCAAGCCCCTGTCACCGACTGGTTCATGGGGGATGACTATCACCACAACGGCGCATTTATGCTTTGCGACGGTTTCAGATTTGCCACTTCAGTCAATCGCCCACGCCCCACCCCAACCGACAACCTGCCACCAGCCAAGCCCTATTACCTAACAGATGAATATTCTTTTTTTCTGAATGTCGGTAGCCTGAAAGACTTAACCCGCATTGCAGGTGACAGCATCGCCTATTGGAAAGAATTAATGGAACATCCAAATTATGACCAATGGTGGCAAGAACGGGACAGCCGTCGTTCCTGTTACAATATTGATCCCGCTGTATTAATAGTGGGAGGTCTATTTGACGCAGAAGATTGTTATGGAGCCTGGGAGTTATACAAGGCTATTCGCAAGCAAAGCCCTCAAACCGATTTGGAAATTATTATGGGGCCATGGCATCATGGCGCTTGGAACGGTAAAGGGCAAAGCAACCTCGGCAATATAGATTTCGGCTCTCAAACAGTTCTATATTACCGTAATAATATAGAATATCCTTTCCTACAATACCATTTGAACAATATAGGAAGTCCCACTCCCGCATCACAAAAGGCAACCGTTTTCTTCTCCGGAAAAAACGAGTGGAAGCAATTCCATGCATGGCCACCAACAGACACACGCCCCCTTTCATTCTATTTGGGTGAAAACGGAACACTAAACATGTGTCCTCCAGAAAAAAAGGAATCTCATTCAGAGTATATATCAGACCCCGATAAACCCGTACCATATACAGACAAGACTACATATACCCGCCCTAAAGAATATATGACAGGCGACCAGCGTTTTTCCGAACGCCGCCCAGATGTATTGTCTTTTAAGACTGAACCACTAAAAGAAAGCATTACCCTAGGCGGTACCATTAAAGCCGAACTAGAAGTTGCTATAACTACAACAGATGCAGATTTCGTAGTTAAAATTATAGATGAATATCCTAATGATTATCAAAATCCACCTCAAAAGCACACCTATTTAATGAATGGATATCAAATGTTGATACGGGGAGAAGTAATGAGAGGAAGATATAGGAACAGCTTTGAACATCCTGAAGCCTTTACTCCCAATCAACCCACTCATATATGCTTTTCCATGAATGACATTGCACATACATTTAAAAAGGGACACAAAATTGTTGTTCAGATACAAAGCAGTTGGTTTCCCTTAGTAGACCGAAATCCACAGCAATATATTGACATATATCAATGCAGCAATAGCGACTTTATTAAATCCACAATCAAAATTCTTCATCAAAAAGAACATCCTTCAAGAATAACGTTCAATAGGCTGAACTGA